The following proteins are co-located in the Pyrococcus abyssi GE5 genome:
- the dcd gene encoding dCTP deaminase yields the protein MLLPDWKIRKEILIKPFSEESLQPAGYDLRVGKEAYIQGKFIDVEKEGKVIIPPKEYALILTLERIKLPDDIMGDMKIRSSLAREGVLGSFAWVDPGWDGNLTLMLYNASEKEVILRYKERFVQIAFLRLEAPAKNPYRGNYQGSRRIVLSKRS from the coding sequence ATGCTCCTTCCAGACTGGAAAATAAGGAAAGAGATTTTAATAAAGCCATTCTCAGAGGAATCGCTTCAACCAGCTGGCTACGACTTAAGGGTAGGCAAGGAAGCTTACATTCAGGGAAAGTTCATAGATGTTGAAAAGGAGGGCAAAGTCATAATACCTCCAAAAGAATATGCCCTAATACTGACCCTAGAGAGGATAAAGCTTCCAGATGATATTATGGGAGACATGAAGATAAGGAGCAGTCTAGCTAGGGAAGGTGTTCTAGGCTCCTTTGCATGGGTAGACCCGGGATGGGACGGTAATCTAACCTTGATGCTTTACAATGCATCGGAAAAGGAGGTAATTTTAAGGTACAAAGAGAGGTTTGTCCAGATAGCCTTCCTAAGGCTTGAGGCTCCCGCCAAGAATCCATACAGGGGCAACTATCAAGGAAGCAGGAGAATAGTCCTCTCAAAGAGATCTTAA
- the rpl12p gene encoding 50S ribosomal protein P1, translating to MEYVYAALLLHSVGKEINEDNLKAVLQAAGVEPDEARIKALVAALEGVNIDEVIEKAAMPVAVAAAPAAAPAEAPAEEKKEEEKKEEEKEEEVSEEEALAGLSALFG from the coding sequence ATGGAGTATGTGTATGCTGCTCTGCTCCTCCACAGCGTTGGAAAGGAGATAAATGAGGACAACCTTAAGGCTGTCCTTCAGGCGGCTGGAGTTGAGCCAGATGAGGCAAGGATAAAGGCCCTCGTTGCAGCGCTAGAGGGAGTTAACATTGACGAGGTTATAGAGAAGGCCGCAATGCCAGTTGCAGTTGCCGCGGCTCCAGCAGCAGCTCCAGCCGAGGCACCCGCAGAGGAGAAGAAGGAAGAAGAGAAGAAGGAAGAAGAGAAAGAGGAGGAAGTTTCAGAGGAAGAGGCCCTCGCAGGCCTCAGCGCTCTCTTCGGATGA